The proteins below come from a single Stomoxys calcitrans chromosome 1, idStoCalc2.1, whole genome shotgun sequence genomic window:
- the LOC106092476 gene encoding acyl-CoA-binding protein-like has protein sequence MDFATASQKAKSFTKTPPDNVFLEFYGLFKQATAGDCNIAQPGTLDLKAKAKWSAWNSHKGMSQDAAKAAYIAAYEKYAPQYA, from the exons ATGGAT TTCGCCACCGCCTCCCAAAAAGCCAAATCTTTCACCAAGACTCCCCCAGACAATGTCTTCTTGGAATTCTATGGTCTCTTCAAACAGGCTACCGCTGGTGACTGCAATATCGCCCAACCAGGTACTTTGGACTTGAAGGCCAAGGCTAAGTGGAGTGCCTGGAACAGCCACAAAGGCATGAGCCAAGATGCTGCCAAGGCCGCCTACATTGCTGCCTATGAGAAATATGCTCCACAATATGCTTAA
- the LOC106092478 gene encoding acyl-CoA-binding protein-like, producing the protein MDFNTASEKAKTFTKKPSNDIFLEFYGLYKQATVGDCNIAKPGLTDLTAKAKYDAWMKHKGMSPDEAKKAYVATYQKYAPTYA; encoded by the exons atggaT TTCAACACAGCCTCAGAAAAAGCCAAGACTTTCACTAAGAAGCCCAGCAATGAtattttcttggaattttatGGTCTTTACAAACAGGCCACCGTTGGTGATTGCAATATTGCGAAGCCCGgtttaaccgatttgactgccAAGGCTAAGTATGATGCTTGGATGAAACACAAAGGCATGTCGCCAGATGAGGCCAAAAAAGCCTATGTGGCTACATATCAGAAATATGCTCCTACATATGCCTAA